Genomic window (Cloacibacillus sp. An23):
GCACGCCCGCGTCGTCGTAAGGCTCTGAAATTTCGACGAATCCCAAAGATCTATAAAACTCAGTAAGGTAAAGCTGCGCCCCTATCGTCACGACATCCGCACCGAGCTCCTCGCGCGCGAAGCGCAGCGCGCACTCCATCATAACGCGGGCGAACCCGCGTCTGCGGAACGCGCGCCCCACCGCCACGCGCCCCATAGCGAAAGTATCATAAGCCGTGCCCGGCGGCAGCACGCGCATAGACGCGGCCAAAACGCCGCCGTCATAGGCGAAAACCTGCCACGCGGAGAGATCCGCGCCGTCCACGTCGTTATAAGGCGACTTCTGCTCCGCGACGAAAATC
Coding sequences:
- a CDS encoding GNAT family N-acetyltransferase, with protein sequence MDWMIKTFPKLTARELYDILRMRSEIFVAEQKSPYNDVDGADLSAWQVFAYDGGVLAASMRVLPPGTAYDTFAMGRVAVGRAFRRRGFARVMMECALRFAREELGADVVTIGAQLYLTEFYRSLGFVEISEPYDDAGVPHVDMRLELGGAGRA